The Armatimonadota bacterium genome segment CAAAAGACTCGCTCGCGGCTTGCTCCAGAATGGTTAGTTCTGCCGCGGCTTTGGCCAGTTCGGCTGACCGGGCTGCGACACCGCTTGCCTCACGTGCACGCTGCTGCTCCCGCGCGCGAACGTTAGCGAGCGTAGTCGAGGCATCGCTCATCTCACGCCTGGCTGCGCCGAGTCGCTCTTCCACAAGTGCGACGCGAGCGTGTATGGAAGCCAGCTGCCTGCGTGCCCTGTCACGCGCGTCACTGGCCTCTGAAACGGCAAACCCCTCGGCATCGTCGGAGTTATTCTCCGTCGCTGTCGCTTCAGTTTGCAGGTCGATTACTGACTTCTCAAGCTCATCGGCCTGGCTCTGTAACCTCTGGTGGCGCAAGTGCGCCTCGCCGTCGCTTCGGACAAACGCTTCTGCTTGTGACTCCGCCTCGGCGCGGGCCGATTCTGTGAACTGAAGCGCGGTTCGAGTGGCGGCAAGGTCATTCTCTGCGGCGCCCAGCACCACAGCCGCGGCGGCCAGCTCCGCTTGCACCGTGCGAAGCACCTGTGTGGCCCCGGCTTCCTGCGCGGCCAGTTTCGGCAGTGCCCGCTGCAGGTCGTTCAACTCACCGCGCCGGCCAATCAGGTGTGTACCGCGCCCTTGCAGTGACCCTCCCGTAACCGCGCCGCCACGGGTTAACAACTCGCCGGCTTGCGTTACGATTTTGCTCCACCCCGTAGCATATTGCGACACATCCATCGCGTCTTCGAGGTTGGATACAACGAGCGCGCGATTCAGTAGCAGGTCGATCGCCGGTTGATACCGCGCATCGGTCTGCACGCAATCCGCCAGCAGTTCCGCGCGCGACCCAAGCGTCTCCGAGCTGCTGCATCTGTCCGGCGGGCGCATGAGAGGCAGTGGCAGAAACGTCGCTCGTCCGCGCCCTGTGGTCTTCAGCCAGTTGATTGCGGCCGCAGCTTCCGCCTCGGTATTGGTAATAAGGTCCTGCGCTGCGCTGCCGAGTGCTACTTCCACGGCGATCCGCAGCGACTCCGGCGCCTGCAGCACGTCGGCAACGGTACGGTAGTGTCCTGTAAGTGTGCCTTCTTCAACGGCGAGCAACACGGACTTTACGCCCTGATAATAGCCTTCGTGCCGGCGTTCAAGGTCGTTGAGCGCGGCAGCACGGGCGGCTGCGGTGGCCGAACACCTGCGGACCTCATCCAGCGCTTCCTCGGCCGCGGTCACACGTACAGCGCACCGGTCCCGTTCGGCTGCGGCCGCCTCAACGGCCTGAGCGTTTGCGGCAATCTCCCGTTCAAGAAACGTTACGCGCTCCGCCGCAGCATCGCGTCGGGCTGACGTCGAGGCCAGCGCGGCCGCCGTGCGTTCCAGCGTTTTGCCAGCGGAATCGATCTCATCGCGCAACTCGACGAGGCGCTTGCGTGCGGATGTGAGGCGCTCGGCGCGTGCTGCGGCCATGCGCAACGCTTCTTCGCGCAGTGCGCGTGCCCGTGCCTGCGCAGCAAGCAGGCTCTGCACAGCCGACTCCGTCTGCTTTAGCTCCTCGGCGATAACCGCTTCCTGGTCACGCAGCCCTACAAGCTCGGCGCTCCCCGCCTCCGTGGCCTCCGTCACACCGCGAATGCGGGCTTCGGCAGCGGTCGCCAGCACCGCCAGTTCTGCCTCGTCGCGTTGCAGGCGCGCATGTTCATTGGCGCGGCCAGTGCCGCGCTCCGTGCAAAGCGTCAGCTCCGACGTGAGGCGTGCGAGTTCAGCTCGGCCGGCGTGGTATTGGTTGGCAGCCTGTTCGGCAGCAGATTCGGCCTCTCGCAGCAGTTGGTCGTTGCTGGCCGACTGCTGTTTCACCCTCGCCGCCTCCACCTCGGCGGCTCGAAGCGTTTGCCGCGCCTCCTCATACTCGTGGCGCGTGTTCTCCAGGTCCGACGATGCCCTGAGCAGTTCAGCCGCCAGCATTCCGACCTCATTGGTGCGCAGCTGGTCGACTAACTCCTCGTAGAGTTTCGCGCGGGCCGCCTGATCTCGCAGGGCCTCAACCTGCACCGAAATCTCCAGCAGGATGTCGGTTATACGGGTCAGGTTTGCTTCAGCGGTTTCCAGCTTTCTGAGCGCTTCGCGTTTGCGTGTTCGGTACTTCTTTATTCCCGCGGCTTCTTCGAAGAGCGCCTTCCGCTGGTCACCATCGTAGGAGAGCACCGCATCGATCTCGGTCTGGCTGACGATGGAGTAGGCGCCGCGACCGGCACCGGTGTCGAGGAACAGGTCTGCCAGGTCCCGTAACCGTGCGGGCGCGCCGTTGATGAGGAACTGACTCTCTCCGGATCGGTACACACGACGGGCGATCGCAACCTCGGCGAAACCAATCGGCAGCGATTGGTCCTCGTTGTCGATCGTCAGGCGCACCTCAGCCATCCCGGTTTGTCGGCGCTTGGCCGATCCCGCGAAGATCAGGTCGGCCGTGGTGGCTGCGCGAATGCGTCGCGGATTCTGCTCTCCGAGTACCCAAAGGAATGCATCCACGATATTCGATTTGCCGCTCCCGTTGGGCCCAACGATCGCCGTAACACCCGGGTCGAAGACGAGGTCGGTGCGGTCGACAAAGCTCTTGAAGCCGGCCAGGTAGAGGCTCTTAACGCGCACGACCGCGCCTGCCATGCTTCCGGTACATGCGCCGACAAAAGAGATTGACCGTCATCCAGCAAAGTCCAGACGTCCCTGACCGGGCGCGTCGTCGTCGTCCGTGGAGCGAAACTGCTTGCTGAGCCGGAGACGCTGCCCCTGGTAGCTGGAGCCGCTGCCGGCGCCGTATACGATACCGGGCAGCGCCGTATTGCGCAAAAGCGTGACACGGAACAGTGGATGCCCTTCCTCGAGGAGAAACGGCACGTCACGGTTCCGTATTTCCAGCACCACGGCTGCGGCGCTTGTTGCGGGATCGCCGTTCGGCGCATAGCCAAATCCG includes the following:
- the smc gene encoding chromosome segregation protein SMC; translated protein: MAGAVVRVKSLYLAGFKSFVDRTDLVFDPGVTAIVGPNGSGKSNIVDAFLWVLGEQNPRRIRAATTADLIFAGSAKRRQTGMAEVRLTIDNEDQSLPIGFAEVAIARRVYRSGESQFLINGAPARLRDLADLFLDTGAGRGAYSIVSQTEIDAVLSYDGDQRKALFEEAAGIKKYRTRKREALRKLETAEANLTRITDILLEISVQVEALRDQAARAKLYEELVDQLRTNEVGMLAAELLRASSDLENTRHEYEEARQTLRAAEVEAARVKQQSASNDQLLREAESAAEQAANQYHAGRAELARLTSELTLCTERGTGRANEHARLQRDEAELAVLATAAEARIRGVTEATEAGSAELVGLRDQEAVIAEELKQTESAVQSLLAAQARARALREEALRMAAARAERLTSARKRLVELRDEIDSAGKTLERTAAALASTSARRDAAAERVTFLEREIAANAQAVEAAAAERDRCAVRVTAAEEALDEVRRCSATAAARAAALNDLERRHEGYYQGVKSVLLAVEEGTLTGHYRTVADVLQAPESLRIAVEVALGSAAQDLITNTEAEAAAAINWLKTTGRGRATFLPLPLMRPPDRCSSSETLGSRAELLADCVQTDARYQPAIDLLLNRALVVSNLEDAMDVSQYATGWSKIVTQAGELLTRGGAVTGGSLQGRGTHLIGRRGELNDLQRALPKLAAQEAGATQVLRTVQAELAAAAVVLGAAENDLAATRTALQFTESARAEAESQAEAFVRSDGEAHLRHQRLQSQADELEKSVIDLQTEATATENNSDDAEGFAVSEASDARDRARRQLASIHARVALVEERLGAARREMSDASTTLANVRAREQQRAREASGVAARSAELAKAAAELTILEQAASESFARAQQSLELATERRDTLRQNNADSLSSTESALATVASAERALHGIEMRAARIEAQQAQAIARLREEYGIDPDTALQSDQAGAIDRATTAEVSRLRREIRAMGLVNTGAIEEFNRLEERRTFLESQRVDLESGRDSVRATISEIDRTTAGVFEETVTAVQAEFQRLFQRLFDGGSAQIVRVGGDPAEPNIEITVTPPGKKVQPLEALSGGERALTAAALLFALHAVRPSPFVILDEVDAPLDGANVEKYVALVEEFSRRSQIIAITHNPTTMEKAPAWHGVTMREPGVSSVISYQPALLATK